One Saccharopolyspora erythraea NRRL 2338 genomic region harbors:
- a CDS encoding DUF6893 family small protein translates to MCDEIHISRRALRITAALLAATALFAVLKQLPEIRRYIKSERM, encoded by the coding sequence ATGTGCGACGAAATCCACATCTCGCGGCGGGCGCTGCGCATCACCGCGGCCCTCCTCGCCGCCACCGCGCTGTTCGCGGTGCTGAAGCAGCTTCCGGAGATCCGGCGCTACATCAAGTCCGAGCGGATGTGA